A genomic window from Prunus persica cultivar Lovell chromosome G2, Prunus_persica_NCBIv2, whole genome shotgun sequence includes:
- the LOC109947253 gene encoding uncharacterized protein LOC109947253 — translation MGFHEDEYQGTARVKRAQLQALRKEFEILHMKEGESVNDYFARTLVITNKMRIHGEKMEDVAVIEKILCSMTCKFDYVVCSIEESNDIDSLPIDVLQSSLLVHEQRMTSHVVEEQVLKITTHERTSPGRGRGRGGFRGRGRGRGHQFSYNQGAQFDKANVECFHCHKFGHYQYECPDKEKETKVNLAETEEEILLMAYIDKKKNPLSDTWYLDYGCSNHMCGNKLLFSDLDENFRENVKLGKILASVLWVKGILKFG, via the coding sequence ATGGGATTCCATGAAGACGAGTATCAAGGTACAGCACGAGTGAAACGTGCCCAACTTCAAGCTCTTCGCAAAGAGTTTGAGATTCTCCACATGAAGGAAGGAGAGTCAGTTAATGATTACTTTGCAAGGACATTGGTGATCACGAATAAGATGCGTATTCATGGCGAAAAAATGGAAGATGTTGCAGTCATTGAGAAAATCCTTTGCTCAATGACATGCAAATTTGACTATGTGGTGTGTTCCATTGAAGAATCGAATGACATTGACAGTCTTCCGATTGATGTGTTACAAAGTTCATTATTGGTTCATGAGcaaaggatgactagtcatgtTGTGGAGGAGCAAGTCTTGAAGATCACCACTCATGAAAGAACATCTCCAGGCAGAGGTAGAGGACGCGGGGGATTTCGAGGAAGAGGCAGAGGCAGAGGACACCAGTTTTCCTACAATCAAGGAGCACAATTTGACAAGGCAAATGTGGAATGCTTTCACTGTCACAAGTTTGGCCACTATCAATATGAATGCCCTGACAAAGAGAAGGAAACTAAGGTGAATCTTGCTGAGACTGAAGAAGAAATTCTCTTGATGGCTTACATCGACAAAAAGAAGAACCCATTAAGTGATACTTGGTATTTAGACTATGGCTGCAGCAATCATATGTGTGGTAATAAACTCTTGTTCTCTGATCtagatgaaaattttagagaaAATGTGAAGCTTGGAAAAATTCTAGCATCTGTGTTATGGGTAAAGGGAATATTAAAATTCGGTTGA